The Deinococcus aquaticus genomic interval CAGCCAGCCGGGCAGTTGCCACCACATCAGCGCGTGCGCCAGCAGGGCCACGCCCCACAGGGCCAGCAGGGCCGCGCCGGAACCCAGGAACGCACAGCCGATCAGGAACGGCACGCCGGGCGCAGTGGCCGCCTGAATCGCGCCGGTCAGGGCCGCCTGCCGCGCGCTCAGGTCCGGGGCCTGCGCCGAGCGGCGGGCCAGGTACGCCGCCACGCCCGCCAGCGCAGCGGCCAGCAGCGCCGCTCCCAGCACCCCGCCCAGGCTGCCCAGTGTCAGGGGGCGCACGGCGGCCAGCAGCAGCCCCAGCGGCAGCCCCGGCAGGGCCAGGGTCGCCAGGGCCAGCAGGTACGCGCGGCGGCAGGCGCGCAGCAGGCCCGCCCGGTCACCCGAGTGCAGGTCGCGGGTCAGGGAGTCCAGCACGCCCACTCAGGTCACCGGGGCGGCCAGCGCAACGTGGGCAGGCACGCCGCCCACCAGCACGGCCGCGCCGTCCACGAGTTCCTTACGCAGCCGCGCCACGCTGCCATCACCGGCGTACAGGCCCGCCTGCCCCACGACCTTCCCATCCAGAATGATCTCCGCCCCCGCTGGCCAGGGCTGCGGCCCCAGCAGACGCGCCAGCCCGTGCCGGGCGTTCCCGCGCGCCTCCAGCCGCGCCATGATCTCCTGACCCACGTAACAGCCCTTGCGGTAACTGATGGCGGGCAGCGGGCCACCCACGTCCAGCCCGATCTCGGGCGGCAGCGTGCCGGTCAGGGCGTCCCGGATGACATCCGGAATCCCGGCCCGGACCCGCGCGGCGTCCAGGTCGGCCAGCGGCACCTCCGGGCCAGTCAGGGCCGAGATGACAGCCTCCTCGTGCCGCGCGAGGTAATGCAGGTCCACGCCCGGCGTGCCCGTCCGGTTCACGCGGCCTGCCAGGACCGCCCCGCCGCCCAGCTCGAACGTCTGCGCCGCGCCGCCGGCCACGTCCCAGCCGGGTAGCGTCTCCGCGTGCCAGACGTGCACGGTCCGCAACTGATCGCTGACATCCTGAATCTCCACCTGATCGAAGATCACGTACCGTTTCAGGCGGGCCTCCAGCGCCGGTGCCTGCCCGGCATCCAGGTGCAGGTACACGTCGTCGGCGCGGCGGTACGCGCGGGCGAACTGCTCGATCTGCCCGCGCACGTTCAGGAACGCACAGACCACCACGCCCGGCGTCGGCGCGCCCCGCAGGTCGTTGGTCATCTGCCCATGCACGAAATCAACGCGGTCCGCGCCGATCACGCGCAGACTGCTCGAAGGAATCCGGGTCCACATGCCGCCCAGCGTACGGGAAAGCAGGGAAGGCATGTGGAACGCGGATCGCCAAGCAGACGGGAAGGCCGACGCAGGCCATTCAGACGGCGTCGTTGTTGAGAACCGGAGCGGACACCAACGTCACGCGCGGGGCCCACCCGGTCTGGTCGGCGTCCGGGTCAGTCGCTGGCGAGGGCCAGTTCGCGTTCGCGTTGCCGGGCCTGCCGGGTCAGGTGCCAGCGGCTCAGGTCGGCGGCGGCGTCGCGGATGATCGCGCCGGCCTGCGGGAGTGCGGCGCGGCGGCTTTCCATGTTGCGGGCGACGATGCCGGTCAGGTCGTCAAGGTTCCGCAGGTGCGCGCCGGGCACGCTGGCGATGTCAGGGTCGAGGATGCGGGGCACGCTGATGTCGATCAGGAACATCGGGCGGCCCGGACGCTGCCGCAGGGCCTCGGCAACGCCCTCGCCGTGCAGGACGTAGTGGGGCGCGCCGCTGCTGGCGATCAGCACGTCCGCCTCGGGCAGCACCTCGTGCAGGTACTCGGCGGCGCAGGCGCGGCCTCCGACCTTGTCGGCCAGCTGGCGGGCGCGTTCGGCGGTGCGGTTGACAACGATCACGTCCTGCACCCCTGCGGCCCGCAGGTGCGTGAGGGTCAGTTCGGCAGTCTCCCCTGCCCCGAGAATCAGGGCGGTGCGTCCGGCGAGGCCCCCCAGGGCGGCCTGCGCGAGTTCGACGGCGGCGCTGGAGACGGACACGATCTTGTCGCTCATGCCGGTCTCGAAGCGCACGCGTTTCCCGGCGGCCAGGGCGCCCTGCGCGACCTTGTTCAGCAGGGTGCCGGTCAGGCCGCGTTCGCGGGCGTCCATCCAGGCGCGCTTGACCTGCCCCTGGATCTGCGTCTCGCCGATGACGAGGCTGTCCAGGCCCGCCGCAACGCGGTACAGGTGCGTGACGGCCGCCTCGCCCTGGTGGCAGTACAGGTGCCCGCCCAGCGAGTGACCCCAGGCGCCCTCGAAGGCGGCGAGGGGGTCG includes:
- a CDS encoding YgfZ/GcvT domain-containing protein — encoded protein: MWTRIPSSSLRVIGADRVDFVHGQMTNDLRGAPTPGVVVCAFLNVRGQIEQFARAYRRADDVYLHLDAGQAPALEARLKRYVIFDQVEIQDVSDQLRTVHVWHAETLPGWDVAGGAAQTFELGGGAVLAGRVNRTGTPGVDLHYLARHEEAVISALTGPEVPLADLDAARVRAGIPDVIRDALTGTLPPEIGLDVGGPLPAISYRKGCYVGQEIMARLEARGNARHGLARLLGPQPWPAGAEIILDGKVVGQAGLYAGDGSVARLRKELVDGAAVLVGGVPAHVALAAPVT
- the hemA gene encoding glutamyl-tRNA reductase, coding for MTLACPTAQAFLARPGAPMPGLLDVAVVGLNHQTAPVEIRERAAVRAGEEGALLAHLSRHAQEVMLLSTCNRTEVYMAGLTGDPLAAFEGAWGHSLGGHLYCHQGEAAVTHLYRVAAGLDSLVIGETQIQGQVKRAWMDARERGLTGTLLNKVAQGALAAGKRVRFETGMSDKIVSVSSAAVELAQAALGGLAGRTALILGAGETAELTLTHLRAAGVQDVIVVNRTAERARQLADKVGGRACAAEYLHEVLPEADVLIASSGAPHYVLHGEGVAEALRQRPGRPMFLIDISVPRILDPDIASVPGAHLRNLDDLTGIVARNMESRRAALPQAGAIIRDAAADLSRWHLTRQARQRERELALASD